A DNA window from Doryrhamphus excisus isolate RoL2022-K1 chromosome 2, RoL_Dexc_1.0, whole genome shotgun sequence contains the following coding sequences:
- the si:dkey-247m21.3 gene encoding 5-hydroxytryptamine receptor 4: MATASPRLSVDNVKNTEQEEERQEFLRSLESILLIIVLSIIIIMTVFGNLLVMVALCKDRHLRKKKTNYFIVSLAFADLLVALVVMPFAAIELTTGVWQYGEIFCLVRTSLDVLLTTASILHLCCIALDRYYAICCQPLVYRHKMTPLRVAAMLGGCWLIPTFISFLPIMQSWNAIGIEDIIEERRALARDSNDTSCVFLVNRPYALICSTVAFYVPLALMVLAYQRIYVTAMSHVRQIETLQRAGSAPVTGTAPAITVRSSTCSDPADHYHLRTAGSTSFPEPAPITNSRMRIETKAAKTLAVIMGCFCLCWAPFFITNVVDPFIHYSVPWQLWTTWLWLGYINSGLNPFLYAFLNRAFRRAFLMILCCGDERFVRQASYSYGPAHRVCSPTSVNGTSMALRLSFLPNRSYCDNGRTILANEQESQDFLEPL, encoded by the exons ATGGCCACAGCATCACCTCGACT TTCGGTGGACAATGTGAAAAACACAGAACAGGAAGAAGAGCGTCAGGAGTTCCTGAGATCGCTGGAGAGCATCCTTCTCATCATCGTGctgtccatcatcatcatcatgacggTGTTTGGAAACCTGCTGGTCATGGTGGCGCTCTGCAAGGATCGACATCTACG GAAGAAAAAGACCAACTATTTCATTGTGTCGCTGGCTTTTGCCGACTTGTTAGTGGCGCTGGTGGTGATGCCCTTCGCCGCCATCGAGCTGACCACCGGTGTGTGGCAGTACGGTGAGATCTTCTGTCTGGTGCGAACGTCGCTGGATGTCCTGTTGACCACAGCATCCATTCTGCATCTCTGCTGCATTGCACTGGATag GTACTACGCTATCTGCTGCCAGCCTCTTGTGTACAGACACAAGATGACCCCGCTGAGAGTGGCGGCGATGCTCGGTGGCTGCTGGCTCATCCCGACATTCATTTCCTTCTTACCCATCATGCAAAGTTGGAACGCCATTGGCATTGAAGATATT ATAGAGGAGCGGCGAGCCTTGGCAAGAGACTCCAACGACACAAGCTGCGTGTTTCTGGTCAACCGTCCGTACGCTCTCATCTGCTCTACGGTGGCCTTCTACGTGCCGTTGGCCCTCATGGTCCTGGCCTACCAACGTATCTACGTCACCGCCATGAGCCACGTGCGGCAAATTGAGACGCTGCAACGCGCCGGCTCCGCCCCAGTGACCGGGACGGCCCCCGCCATCACTGTGAGGTCATCGACATGCTCGGACCCGGCGGATCACTACCATCTCAGGACAGCGGGGAGCACCTCTTTCCCTGAGCCGGCTCCCATAACGAACAGTCGCATGCGCATTGAGACAAAAGCGGCAAAGACCCTGGCGGTCATAATGGGGTGTTTCTGCCTGTGCTGGGCGCCCTTCTTCATCACCAACGTGGTGGACCCCTTCATTCACTACTCAGTTCCCTGGCAGCTATGGACGACATGGCTCTGGCTCGGGTACATCAACTCAGGCCTGAACCCCTTCCTGTATGCCTTCTTGAACCGGGCATTTCGGAGGGCATTTCTAATGATCCTTTGCTGTGGGGACGAGCGCTTTGTACGGCAGGCCAGCTACTCCTATGGACCCGCCCACAGAGTGTGCTCACCAACATCTGTCAACGGGACCTCTATGGCACTAAG ATTGTCCTTCCTGCCGAATCGGAGCTACTGTGACAACGGAAGAACGATATTGGCCAACGAGCAGG